Part of the Thermus neutrinimicus genome is shown below.
TCGCCAAACCCGGGATAGTCGGCTAGGGCACTGCCCAGACGGCCCATGCCCACGATGCACAAGCCCCACTTGCGGTTAAGGCCCAGGATATGGCGGAGCTCCCGCTTGAGCACGGGTACCGTGTAGCCCACCCCCCGGGTGCCGTAGGAACCAAAGTAGGAAAGGTCCTTGCGTACCTGAAACGCCGTAACCTGGGCCTCCTCCGCCAGCTGTTCCGAGCTGGTGCGGTGAATGCCCTTGGCCTCCAGCTCTTCCAGGATGCGCAGATACGTGACCAAACGGCTAATGGCGGCACTGGGAACCTTCATCGCACCTCCAGGGCCTCGAGGCCCAAGGCCTGCACCCTGGCCTTGATGGCCTCCTTTTCCTCCTCAGCCACCGGGCCTACCCGCACCCGGTAAACCCCATCCCCCACCAGGACCACCGGAAGGCCCATCTCCTTAAGCTTCCCCGCCAGGGCCAGGGCGTTTTCCTCCTTCCCGAAGGCCCCCACCTGGAGGTAAAGGGAGCTCGAGGGGGGTGATGCCTTCCCGCCCCGGAGGACCTGGGCCCCGTAGGAGGCCAGGGCCTCCGCCACCCGGCGCGCCTCGGCCTCGCTGGCGTAAGGGCCCACCACCACCCGGGTCAGGTTCCCCGAAGGCTCCAGGCGAGCCGGGTACCCCTTTCCCAAAAGCTCCTGGCGAAGCCTGGCCGCGTTCTCCGGGTTGGCAAAGGCCCCCACCGCCACCCGGTAAGCCCCGCCCGGCGCGGGGGCCAAGGACGAGGACCCAGGCCTGGCGGGGGCCTGGGGCTTGGGTTCAGGCGCGGGCCCAGTGGGAGCCGGCTCCATAGGGGCCTGCGGCAAGGGAAGCACGGTAACCACGGGTTCAGGAGGGGGCTTGGCTTCGGAAGGAGGCGACGGGGGACCGGGCGCCACCTGGGGCGGCTGGGCCACAGCCGGTTCAGGTGCAGGGGGGGCACCCGCCTTGGGCCGGGCAAAGGGGTTGATGCCCGTCAGGTAGAGGACGATGCCCGCCGCCACCAAGGCGATGAGGAGGAAGATGAGGAAGTCCAGCCAGTTCTCCCGTAACCAGCGCATCTTACCTCCGCAAGAGGGCCTTTGCCTCCTCCGAACCCAAAGCCGCGGCTTGCACCCAGGCCCGCTCCGCCTCCGCCTCCCGGCCCAGGCCCTTCAAGGCTAGGCCCAGGTTGTACCAGGCCGCCGCCTGCTTAGGCGCCCTCTGTAACACCTCCCTGAGGACCAGCTCCGCATCGCCAAACCGCCCCAGGGCCACCAGGGCCGCTGCCAGGTTCACCCCCACCCCCGGATCCCGGCCGGACTCGTAGAGGGGGCGGAGGAGGGCCAAGGCCTCCTCGAGGCGGCCCATCTCCAAGAGCAACGCGCCCCTAAGGGCCTGGGCCTCTGGGGTTGGGAGCCCCTCGAGGAGCCGCAACGCCTCCTCCTCCCGGCCCAAGGCGTAGGCGGCCTGGGCTTTGAGGAAGCTT
Proteins encoded:
- a CDS encoding SPOR domain-containing protein — its product is MRWLRENWLDFLIFLLIALVAAGIVLYLTGINPFARPKAGAPPAPEPAVAQPPQVAPGPPSPPSEAKPPPEPVVTVLPLPQAPMEPAPTGPAPEPKPQAPARPGSSSLAPAPGGAYRVAVGAFANPENAARLRQELLGKGYPARLEPSGNLTRVVVGPYASEAEARRVAEALASYGAQVLRGGKASPPSSSLYLQVGAFGKEENALALAGKLKEMGLPVVLVGDGVYRVRVGPVAEEEKEAIKARVQALGLEALEVR